CCTTTGCTAAATATCTGCTTCAAACCGTAATACAAAAAATCATTTGAGATTTCCTTCTCATTCTTTGACACTAAACCGTAACATGATTGATTGAATGCCATTTCCTTCGATAGCTGAGAAATGACACCTACTGTTCCTCTCGCAGATATGATTATAGAATTTTTCGGCAGCAATCTGGTTGCACTATTTTCTAAGCCTTTATTTGTAATGTGCTTTAAGGTAAAACTGACATAGCGTTTCCCATTGTTGAAGTCATCAACTGAAAGCCAAGGGATTATCCCACTCTCCCAGAACTCTTTAACTGATGTAGCTGGTGTTCCTCCATTGATGATAAACATTAAATCAGAGGCTTTTTTTACCTCCCACTCCTCCGGCACTTCAACGCCATTCTTCACAACAAACTTATGCGTGGCCTTACTGCGGATGTTGCCGTTGGTGTCTATGCCGCGGGTAAGGAGGTCTTGCATGAGGCCGATTTTGATGCTTTGGTATTTGGCAATGAGGGTCTCGGTTTGGGCTATGGCTTCATCGGATATGCCGATTATTTCGCCAATTTTGTCAGCCTCCTTTTTTTCGGGATGCTTTAAAGTTATTTTTCTGAGTTCTCCCTGAGTAAGTTTTGAACGAGTTCCTCCGGCTATGAAAAACAGAATGTTTCTATGCTCTAACGAATAGAAAATGAAACCCTGACTAAACTCTTTTTTTGCTTTAAGGACATGAGCATGATTATTTACCCAACATTTTCCCTTTACTCGGTATGCTATTGGTTTTGTAGCGAACTGCTCAAAGTTTCCGCCATCTTCGGCAATTAAAATTAAATCATCATCGAAAACGTAGTTAGAAATAAAGCCCTGAACCCCATTTGCACCATAATATGGATACTCGCCTTGAATTTCAAATCGTTGATCAGAATTGAGTGGAACTCTTAGGTTGTCTAAGATTTCGCAACACTGCTCTATTGTATAGTCATCTATGAAACCAATCATTTCAAATAATCCAACTCTTTCAAAAATACATTCAGCTTATCCAACGAGCCTTGCCGCTGGGCCTCCAATTGCTGTGACGGCACGGCATATTTGTCCCACAGCTTTTCTATCCCTGCAATCAGTCTTCGCTTTTCGGCATTAAGGTATTTCATCAGTTCCTGCTGGACAAGGCTGTTGTGCTTTTGCAGGATCAGGGTCTTGCACTCTTCCGAAGTAATTACGCCGCCGATACTTTTCAGGAAGTCATCCAGCCCGGTCATGCGTTCTTTTATTTTGTTGTTATCTTCATTAATACTTTTAACTGTTTTCCTGTAAGCGGCTGTCAGCTTCTTATCAACAGGCTCTCCTTCCGCCTCTATCTTTACCAAACGATTGTAATTATGCATCAGCAGACTGTTCATCTCCGCCTTCTCATCCTCCACGCCATACATCTTGTACTCAATCTTCTTTTCCATATCAGCCTGCTTTTCCTTCAATCTTGCCTTGCCTTCTTTAATTTCTGACTCTATATCCCTGATGTTTTTCAATGTTTCTTTAATCGCCGCCACGTCCTGCCCTGCCCCTTCCTGTTCGCTTAATGATTTTACCTGGGCATTAAGGTAGTCTTTTATCATCCTGGCGGTTGTTTCCTCGCCTTCCTCAGCCTCGTATTCCACCGCCTCAATGGCTTCCTGCAAGGCTGCTTCTTTTTCGTTTATCAATTTTTCGGTTTGCTGTATTGACTGCTGTTCTGCCTTAAAATAGGTTTCAATAAAATACTCCTTTGGAATCAGTGAAGGAGTCCAGCCTATGGTGGCAATGGTTTTCAGGTCGTATTTGATATTACTCCACCAGTTCACAAACGCACCTGACACCTGAAATTCATCCAGTACGTTTTTGGGTATCAACGCATCTTTCAGAGATG
The genomic region above belongs to Nitrospirota bacterium and contains:
- a CDS encoding restriction endonuclease subunit S, with amino-acid sequence MIGFIDDYTIEQCCEILDNLRVPLNSDQRFEIQGEYPYYGANGVQGFISNYVFDDDLILIAEDGGNFEQFATKPIAYRVKGKCWVNNHAHVLKAKKEFSQGFIFYSLEHRNILFFIAGGTRSKLTQGELRKITLKHPEKKEADKIGEIIGISDEAIAQTETLIAKYQSIKIGLMQDLLTRGIDTNGNIRSKATHKFVVKNGVEVPEEWEVKKASDLMFIINGGTPATSVKEFWESGIIPWLSVDDFNNGKRYVSFTLKHITNKGLENSATRLLPKNSIIISARGTVGVISQLSKEMAFNQSCYGLVSKNEKEISNDFLYYGLKQIFSKGGVAKSESVFDTITKNTFDEIKIAFPSTSKEFGRIIEILAQKDNFIEEQTIHLSKLYSLKTALMQDLLSGRVRVKVHNE